The Apium graveolens cultivar Ventura chromosome 3, ASM990537v1, whole genome shotgun sequence sequence aatattggTTTTCTACCGACCTCTACTAAGGGAAGTCCTCCATACATTGCCACCCTATATAAATAATGTATAACTTTTTATTATTGAATTGATTTCACATTTTagcaaaaataaataaatttatatttcaaaataaatcaCATATCAAACTGCCATGATCTGATCGGTAACATTCCCCTCTTTTGCTGCCCAACATTACCTTATTTTATTATTGCTCAACTGCAGCAAGCATCATATACCAATATTCCATCAATACATACGTAGATTGTATTGTATTCTGGAATTTTATGATGCAGAATGACGAATAAATAAGAGTAAATGAATAGAGTCTCTGTATTTAGTTGTAAAGTACAAAAAACTACATTAAGTACTGATACATGATACGCATATACGAATATGCGATTCTACCTATTCCTTTTAAAATGTTACAGATTAGATATCAATATGTATTAAAATCTGAATTACAAAATATATTAGCATTCGCATAATGTGCACTCCTGTTTAATTTTAATAATCGCTTGATTTGAATCActtgatatataatatattgaCCGCATagttaaaattatttattttaaaatttattttggtAATTAAAATTCAATTTGCATTTCTGTTAGTACgagaaaattttgaaaaagtAGTTTTCATTTTGCAATGAAAACAGCGATTATTAAAGAAGCAGAAGAAGTAGATTATGAGTTGCTTAgccaaaaaaaaaaaaagaacaaGTAGATTATAagtaaattttaaatttgaatctGAGCTAGCAAATTGATTATCTCACATATAGACTTCGTACAATTTCCATATTTCCTTCTAAGTTTGAATGTGAGTAAAGGCATAGAAATGAACCATTAAAATGATATTTTGTAATTTATCCGGAATTTATAACGATTTTTAGAAAAAAACAACCTTGAAATATTACTTTTCTTTGAACATTTCTTTTACCTTAAATTGTGTTAGAATCTGGAATCATATTTGTTTCATGAGATTAAGTAGATGATAGAATTGTAATCTTTTAAAATTTACAATCTCGTGTTTGTTTTGTAAAAAATTTACAATCCCatatttattttgtaaaaaaTGAGTGAAGGGTTATCCAAggattataatattttttattgtaTGCTTATTTGTTTTGTTGAAGCAGAGTATATGACTATAATCCACTCTAATACTTGGGGATGAGTTATTGTTTTATCCCTTTATAAGtcttttttctaaaaattataatTCTCTCAAAACATACATAAGATTAAAAAATTTAAAGGACTAAATTATAATCTCAAGAATTATACCTCAAAATAAACATAGGATAAAAAATTAAAAGATTATAGTACAATTCCACATTATAAGGATTTAGTCAAAATTACAACTCCGCCGCATCCTAGTAATTCTTTAAAAACATTCTCTTTTGCTCCCTTCAAGATACTTAACAATTTCCTATCTTACTTTATCAATTAAATATTCATTTCTCTCCCTTTTCACCCTTCTTTCTCGCTCATTTTTCTCTCTCTTCTTTAAAAAATATGAATATGATTGGAATTTAATATTATGATAATAGTAAGGAACCAAATTAAGGATTATTGTGGGAGTTATGTTATCTTATAATGTGTTAAATAACTAAAATtctattatttatattatttttgaaGGAACAATATTATTGAAGTTTCTCTTAATTATTCCAAACAAACATATGATAGAATTATATAATGCATATAACTAATTTTGATAGTATTAATTATTTATGGGTGGATTATAATCCTACTTAATAAACATGGGCCAGATAGATTGAGAAGGCTAAATGGCAGAAGCCGCATCAGTTGGTTTTGACCTCCGACTAGCTACGTCGCAAAATGATCGGAATTGGAGAGGAGGGGGATGAGATCGAAAATAATTGATGGGAGTATATTTAATTTTTTGTCTTTGCAGGAAGAAgtttaaagaaaaagaaattgaagtaaaGATGGTGAAAGCAAAGAAGGTTGAGAGTTTCCCCGGGCCTTGGAGCGCGTTAATGTCTATTCAGTCGTCAACCTGTAAACAGGAGAATTCGATGGGTCCCCGCCCCGGCACGGCACACTTGATCAGCTATTAGTATAATTTAAGCTACTACTAGTAGTACATTTTTAGATTCTCAACTTGTGAGTATGAACATTTAAAATTCTGATGCAGCACGTCCATTATTCACTGAATTTAAAACTCTGATGCATCTTAGCTCCCTCGTATACAGTATATAGCTCCTCGGTACTAAAGGTTTTGTGGCGCAGATAGTTCCTGTTTACGCGTGTTTCGTTTTGTTAATTCTATCTGCTTCATACGTTTCAAAGGGGAAAAAACAGAAGCTCTAGCCAAATTCAAGCATTAAACAGAGCTGAGTTTGATACTTTACATGAGCTGAGCTTATCTGAGCTCAATCTTCTACTCTTCTGGACCACCGGAATTAACTTAATGAGCAAAGAGGTTGTTCGAGTTTATTTGAACCGGTTAAACTTGATACATAGGAGTTGGGTCTGACCGGCCAATTTTGTGCAGCAAGATATACATGACGTATTAGAAAGCACATAGACAAATTATACAGGGTAACTGGGGGAACACCTAGCTAAGAATGACAATTCAAGTAGTAAAAGCCATATCCTAGCATGAGCATGACAACTCATTGTTTCGTGTTCAACAAAATTTTGTAGATCCTAGCGGTGCCTAAGATTCTAGCACCAATAACTTTCTGTTCAGTGTTGACATAGTTATGTAAGCTACCACTGCCCCGGATATATTATAAGTCATACCTGGCACAACTCCAAACGTTAGACAGGAGTGGGAGAGATGACACAATTGAATTTATAATGCGACAATTGATATATTGGGTGTTTGGGAAGCTATTACGACATGTTAGGGAACTCACTGATTCGCTGAACACTGAAGTTCAATTTAATAATGCAGATTTAACTCTCTGTCACTCCAGAAAGCATAATTTCCTATTTTTATGAACTCCAGTCATATTTCACCAAAACAAATACTAATTTCTACATTGAACACGAAGTTAAGTATCATGATGGTGTATGCACCACATGACATTATGAAGATCAAGCGATCCTACTTTCCCCTTCTTTTACTGTTTTGACGATTTTCCTGTATTTTTGCCTTTTCTAAACCTATTTCATGAGCAGTCACGGGTTCTTTAAATCTTAAGCATCATCTTTTTGCTTTAAATTGCCGTGGATAGCTCTGGCTGCTGCTACAGCATCATCAACCCTCTTAATTAATTTTTCAAGCTCCTGGATTTTCTTCGATAGTAAACCAGCATTGGAACTGGTAGCCTGAACCAGCTGGTTAGCAGTTTCCAAAGCAGTGCATAACTGCACCTCAGACCAAAGATAGGGAATGTCAGGAGAATCATAAAGGCTTTATAAAACACCAGGTGTTCGACCATAAAGACACTAGCAACTGATACCGTAACCTCATCCGCACACATCtataatatatttatatcacCTAAATACCAGAGTCCTAAAGTTTGATAAATTTTTAGTTTGTTAGAATCTACACACCTGTTAATTAGAATAATTATTATACTTCCTCCGTCGCACTGAAAATGGATTATTTTGACTTTTGAAAGACAATTTGACAAAATTTTGACTAATGATTAGAAAATATTGAGCTACATATTGTTAATAAATTTATCTGATGTTTTGTTAGATGCAATTTTCGAAATGAACCAATAACTTCTATTTTGTAGTCAAATTTTGACTTTGAAAAGTCAAAATAATCCTGAACATGAttgtttttgtttgttttacTAGTCTTCCTGGAGTGAGTTAGAACTTTTGTTTTtctaaattaattttattttgtttttttatcaCTTGTCTTTTTCAAGTAATATTATATTTTTTGAGTTAAATCAATCGAAATCATTTAATGtaaataattcttttattttGATGAACGGCACTTTGTATTCTTAGCTTTTTTAATGACCTATAAAACAATAGCATTATAAAATATGAGAAAAATCATACAATTTTTTTTTATCGATGTAATATGAATTTTGATCTAATTACTTTAATAGATGTAATATGAACTATATTTTTCGATATTCTAGATTTTAAAAAATCATCATTTTAGCTTAGATAAGTACGACAATTACGACAGTATCAtatagagatgcacaaaaagctCACCGGGCCGGGCTTTAACCGGCCTTTAAAAAGCCCGTTTTTTTTGAAAACGGATCGAGCCGGGCTTTTTTAAAAATCGGGCCGGTCCGGGCCGGGCTTCCTAAAAAATATAAGGCCTGTTTTAAGCCCGCGGGCCGGGCCGGATCGGGCTGGACCGGGCTTTATCCGggatttttatttatatattaatttttttttttaaattttataattcgaattatgagtagtttaaataGCATAGAAAATAAAATCTTGATATATAAACTAAAGGTAAATTATCCTGTAGACGAGCACTTACTTGGTGGTAAAGAACTAATTATATGGAAGTCAAGAGCTAAAACACTCCTTAAAATCCATTCAAAGAACACAGTTCTGAATCCAACATGAAATGCTCTTTCTTAGCCCATATCACCAACGATTGGGAATtagaaatatttttttaataattatttcttaatataacatataaataatcatatatacctTAACCGAttctaatattataatataatattttaaaaatcataaaaagtattgtatattttcaaattttatataaaaaaatcagTTTTTTAATCGGGCTTTTCAAAAAGCCCGGGCTTTTATCCGGGCCGAACCGGGCTTTTATCCGGGCTTTATTCGGGTACATAATTATCTTTTGATCAATGTTtctatttaatatataatatcaATTAACATACTATTATGATTactaaaattataaatataatttaagtATTTTAGGATCGGCTAGACTAAAAAAATACTGAATCAAAGAGATTGATTAAAGTGCGTTTACAAACCAAATTATGACGCTACATTTTCAACTATTATCTTCAGTGAAACATGGACATTGGACCATTAGAAGAACATGATGGTTGAGCCAGAATACACTAAAGGTATGTTCAACAAGTACATACTCAACTACAAAataattaatttcaaagaaaCATTACCTTCAGTGTAAGAGCAGTCCATGAATGGTCACTACCTCCCAGTGCCTCCTTTAATTGGTCATAGGTTTCCTAAAGCAAGTGAAGATAAGAAGCAATCCGATCCCCAACTTCATATATTCAAAACTGAAGGAAATCTTTCTATGAAAATATTGAAGTGACTGGAACCAATACCAAGAAAATTAACTAATACGAGGTACCAAAAAAATTGGTTGTAGTTGTAATCATCAAGAAGCAAGTAGTTCTGATGGCTATTATAACGTCCGgaaaatattatgtaattattttatcaataaataattattatgtgatttttatgtgaattttggtgaattatttgatgattgatattaatatttggatgtttatttctgataaaatttagatattttaatctttaattatccagaataaaatatagatagttttggtatttttctggtaatttttggagtgttatgtgattttatgagaatttatagaattaataatgattatttttacataattataaaattactttttagaatcgaAAATCGTTCCACTttaaccgtttttgcgtttttacaacccaaaactcttccgaaaactccttcctaacctaatttgataattctgaacactttccttgttttgactttctcgatccggggtacggtttgacttgtacgagtcccggcgtgaaattttcgatacgcaaatcattttatagatcgataaaaatttgtattttcaaaaggcgagatattattcCCTTATtgtcgtataaagtattttataagaggttctgttttaataattatccaaatctggtattaaaatcgtatcgtctttatAGTCATTTAGCGGCTAAataacctatttttggatccgatttgtaaatgtaattatcgaattaataaataaataaaatacttgATGGGTCTGTCAGCTGTGCGTtgctttattattaattgtgtgtgatTTGTTGGGTACAAAGAttaattgtataattaattattgagttgtacaaatt is a genomic window containing:
- the LOC141712652 gene encoding uncharacterized protein LOC141712652, giving the protein MMRGIGGPLLCIGDLLSDVGEESADVDDGVGSSSFSRSSSSLPSTTFIPNSNLDLQSSQLPQLFQETYDQLKEALGGSDHSWTALTLKLCTALETANQLVQATSSNAGLLSKKIQELEKLIKRVDDAVAAARAIHGNLKQKDDA